The DNA window TACCGTCAACCAGGAACAGCTGTTCCGGCTTGATGCCCTTGCCCGTCAGCAGCGGAATGATGCTCTTGGCTTCGTCGAAGGTGATCAGCGCAATAGCGTCCGGCTTGGCTGCCACCAGGGCATCGACCTGGCTACTGAACTGCGAATCGCCGGTGTTGTAGAGCTGCTCAGCCACGACCTGGCCGCCGGCCCCGGTGAAGGCTTCCTTCACGTTCTTCTGCAGGCCTGTGCCGTAGGCGTCGTTCAGGACCATCATCCCCAAGGTCTGAGCTCCGCAGGTGGCAATGTAGTTACCCAGGACCTTGCCCTGCAGGACGTCAGAGGGAGCCGTACGCCAGTAAAGGCCCTTGTCGTCCCAGGTGGTGAAGTCCGGGGACGTGTTGGCCGGCGAGAATTCCAGCACACCTGCTCCAGTGATCTGGTTGATGACGGTCTTCGACACGCCGGAGGATGCCGCACCGATGATGGCGCTGACGCCCTGGCCCAGCAGAGCCGTGGTCGACTGTGTCGCGATGTCAGTCTTGGTATCACCGGAGTCGCGGTGGATGACCTGCACGGGCTTGCCGAGGACGCCGCCGGCGGCATTGATCTCCTTGATGCCAAGGTTAACACCGGCGATCTCGGGCGGGCCGAGGAACGCCAGCGACCCCGTTGTCGGCAGAAGCGATCCAATTTTGAGTGGCGTAGGGGTGGTCGTCGTCGAAGGCGGCACGGCG is part of the Arthrobacter sp. KBS0703 genome and encodes:
- a CDS encoding ABC transporter substrate-binding protein encodes the protein MISLPQAAPRVAKLTALSIGVALLASACGGSSTPTATTSAAGAAGGISCPAPSATAGASSTATETGAVPPSTTTTPTPLKIGSLLPTTGSLAFLGPPEIAGVNLGIKEINAAGGVLGKPVQVIHRDSGDTKTDIATQSTTALLGQGVSAIIGAASSGVSKTVINQITGAGVLEFSPANTSPDFTTWDDKGLYWRTAPSDVLQGKVLGNYIATCGAQTLGMMVLNDAYGTGLQKNVKEAFTGAGGQVVAEQLYNTGDSQFSSQVDALVAAKPDAIALITFDEAKSIIPLLTGKGIKPEQLFLVDGNLFDYSKDFKAGTLKGARGTQPGTFAKEDFKKQLLAIDPALRTYNYAGESYDAVNMTALAAEAAKSTKGTDIAKQLKAVSEGGEKCNTFPSCVTLLRNGKDIDYDGQSGPITFSDAGDPTEAYIGIYEYDDTNKPQPAQEEFGKL